The following proteins are co-located in the Anas platyrhynchos isolate ZD024472 breed Pekin duck chromosome 1, IASCAAS_PekinDuck_T2T, whole genome shotgun sequence genome:
- the P2RY8 gene encoding S-geranylgeranyl-glutathione receptor P2RY8 has protein sequence MVENGSHLDNETLAMLQNRAISVTLPVVYTLVAIISIPGNLFSLWVLCLHIKPKTPSVIFMINLSITDLMLAFCFPFQISYHIQSNHWIFGKTLCSLVTVMFYSNMYSSILTMTCISIERYMGVVYPMKLVKWRRKRYAFGACMIMWLFLLLAFYPLESTDLTYEVKELGIITCFDVLKWDMLPNFAAWVAFLLTLFVVLFLIPFIVTVGCYIGIIRKLIQTSNRYGNRQKTRSIYLAIIVLSVFVTCFAPNNFILLAHMIVRLFYKRSLYPAYKLTLCLSCLNNCIDPFIYYFASKEFYQKLMQVFRPKVPLSDSLETRRESLFSGRTMSARSMSSGPMDGLEGVTVYLQRQESVF, from the coding sequence ATGGTTGAAAACGGATCCCACCTGGACAATGAAACACTTGCAATGCTCCAGAACAGAGCTATTTCCGTCACCCTCCCAGTGGTGTATACACTGGTGGCTATCATCAGTATCCCTGGCAACTTGTTCTCCCTTTGGGTGCTCTGCTTACATATCAAACCCAAAACGCCTTCTGTTATCTTCATGATCAACCTGAGCATCACAGATCTCATGCTGGCCTTCTGCTTTCCCTTCCAAATATCTTATCACATCCAGAGCAATCACTGGATCTTTGGCAAGACTCTTTGCAGCCTTGTGACTGTGATGTTCTACTCCAACATGTATTCTTCCATACTGACCATGACCTGCATCAGCATTGAGCGGTACATGGGTGTGGTATATCCCATGAAGTTGGTCaagtggagaagaaaaagatatgCCTTCGGTGCCTGTATGATAATGTGGCTTTTCTTGCTACTAGCTTTCTATCCACTGGAAAGCACAGATCTGACTTATGAAGTGAAAGAACTGGGGATTATAACCTGTTTTGACGTTCTCAAGTGGGATATGCTGCCCAACTTCGCAGCCTGGGTGGCCTTTCTCCTCACACTATTTGTTGTGCTCTTCCTGATCCCTTTCATTGTAACAGTTGGATGCTACATCGGCATCATTCGGAAGCTTATTCAGACATCAAACAGATACGGTAACAGGCAGAAGACTAGATCCATATACCTGGCGATTATAGTCCTTTCGGTGTTTGTCACTTGCTTCGCCCCCAATAACTTTATCCTACTTGCGCATATGATCGTCCGCCTGTTTTACAAGAGGAGTTTGTACCCTGCCTACAAGCTCACCTTGTGCCTCAGTTGCCTCAACAACTGCATAGATCCCTTCATTTACTACTTTGCCTCTAAAGAATTTTACCAGAAATTGATGCAAGTGTTTCGCCCTAAAGTACCGCTCAGTGACAGCTTGGAAACCAGAAGGGAAAGCTTATTTTCTGGCAGGACCATGTCAGCCAGGTCGATGTCAAGTGGACCTATGGATGGGTTAGAGGGAGTAACGGTCTATTTGCAAAGGCAGGAAAGTGTTTTCTAG